Genomic segment of Penaeus vannamei isolate JL-2024 chromosome 36, ASM4276789v1, whole genome shotgun sequence:
ATCATAAAATGAATAGTAGCATTAGCAACGCCAGTATTTACCGGAGACGAAATGGCAATACAGTCTGCAAAATGTCGAATCGTTTTACCATGTTGATACTGCGGAAAAAATTGACTAGTTTTATCAAATGGTAAAGCAGTAATTTCAAAACCCTCTTAGACTTCATCTTCGGCAGAGTAGGAACAGTGGTAAAATCAATACCAGTAATAGCAACAGTCGTTGTATTACTAATAGTACATGAGCAATAATGGCAGTAAAAGTAAATTATATACTTAGAAGAAGCATTGATAACATTAGCACATTGCTGATGCAGCAACAGCAGTGAAGCTGAAATAGTAACAAAAAGGAATAGGTGTCCGGTAGATCTATCAGCATCAGACAGAGCAGCAGCACTTGCAATAACAGCAGTAGCATCCCTGACAGAAACAGTAGGAGCAGATTTAGCCATGGCAACTACTTCAATTGTAGTGTTGGCAACACTAGCAGCGACAGTGATATCAGAAGCAAGCCTAGCTGTGACGCCAGTTGCCGCAGCAGCAGAACGAAGCGCAACAGCGGTACAGAACTAGTAGCAATAGAGTAGCAACAACTGCAGTGAAGCAGGAGTAGTAAAAGGCTGCAACAGCAGATGTAGCAGTGCTGGTAGCAGTAACTGTAGCAGCAGATGTATCAAAAGCAAGAGAACTAGCAGCAATGAttgtggcagcagcagcagtttcAGTGAGAGCCAAGCTAGAAGCAATAGCTGCGGCAGCGATTGACCAGTAGTAAGACTGGAACAGCAGCAACAGAACCAATAGCAATAGTTGAAACATCATTAGCACAACCAATAGTTGTGGCAGCAATGGCAAAAGCATAATTAGTATCGGTCGCATCAGCCAGAGTAGAGCTAGTACGAACAGTTGCAGTAATTTCTGGTGCAGAACTATCAGCAATGATTGAAGTAACGACAGTAGCTGAGCAAGTAGCATAAGTTTAGTAGCAATTGCAACTTTAACAGaactagtaataacaacattagcAGTAACTGAAGCAGCGTCTACAAGAACACTAGAATCAGTACCAAAGGTAGTGCCAGCTATAGCAACAGTATCTGCATCAAAACTGGTAGCAATAGCAGCGGCATTAGCATAGCTAGTAGTCACAATTGTCACAGCAATTGTAGCAGCAGTTGCACTATCAGCAAAAGAAGTATTAATAAAAAATGGTTgtggtagcagtagcagcaactTTGGCGGCAGAAGAACCAATAGAAATGGCTGTGGCACTAATTCTAGCAGTAGCTAGAGCAGCAGCAGTACCAACAGTTGCAATTTCAACAGTAGCAATATCAGAAAATTTCGAAGCAGTAGCAGAACTAGTAACCATAGCGCTAGTAGTACCTGTGGCAGTAGCTGTACTGGCAACAAAGAGAGTAATCGTAGCAACGGTAGGAGCTGTAGCAGCAGAAGTAACAGTAGCagttaaaatagtaataacaaaagctatagcaataacaataagtttAAACAGCAACAGTAAGGGATTGTTATAGCATATGCAGCAGCAGTAACAGCGGCAGTATTGTTGTTGGAGCAGCGCTAGCACCGATAAGAATAGTAATTGCAGTAACTGTAGAAGCAGGAGTAATAGTGCAGCAGCAGTTGCAGTTGCAGTAACGTATTTGcagcaacaatagcagtaatagggCCAGGAGTAGTGACAGTAGGTAGCAGCAGTCGCTGGgcctgtagtagtagcagtagcaacaatAATTGCATCAATGATAGCGAAACGGGCAGAAGTAGTTATATCAACAATCGTAGTataaatagtagaagtagtagaactAGCATCAGTATTCACAGCAGCAAAATTAATAGCAGTAGttatagcaacagtaatagcagAACGGGAGAGCCTGCAGGAATATAAATACTTTGTTTCATTATCGACTTGTTGATGCACTTGACAGGCTGGTGGTGGCTGGTGATGTCCTGGGGAGTTAAGATAATTACCTGAGAACATTCAGGTTGGTGATGACACCTACTCTAAATACCTCGGTGTTGTACAGACACGAAGAAGGCGGTCTATCATCAAATTTAACTCACGAGTACTTATACAGATCTAcataacttatatatatctacagtacttatatagatctacataagtacttatatagacttttATACACATTCCTCTGGGATCTCTCTTTTCATTGGCTTTCTACGATTCCCTAAATATGATTACCTGCGCATTTAACATAGGCAGGTAATCGAAGAGCAATAAATGACAATGGATATGTAAGCTCATAAATTGATACCAAACTAATACTTTGATTTATGAAAACGTAAAtgaatataagataaagaaacaaataaaaaataatacaaacaaatgtCTAACAAACGGATATCCACCTCTGCACCCCGACAGATAAACAAGTCAATTGATTATGAATAAGTTAgattaaataataattacaaatcaAAGGAGCAGAAAAAAGTGAGGATGGAACGAAACcccgccctttccctcctttataaATCGGCCATCGACTCTCCGCAGGAACCGCATGTTGGGCGTGACTGGACGCTCCTGGGAGGACATGGGCGGCATTCGCTGGGAGCTCGTAGGATGCCTGGCACTCTCATCCATGCTGATAGCTGCCAGTCTCATCAAGGGCATCAAGTCCTCGGGAAAAGTGGTGTACGTCACTGCCACCTTCCCTTATGCGGTGCTGTTGGTCCTTCTTATCAGAGGTCAgttgttttcattgtttcagtctctctctctctctctctctctctctctctctctctctctctctctctctctctctctctctctctctctctctctctctcaaccttctaGTGACACGATTCATTATTCATCGTTAGATGCTTGGATGATAAAGTAGTATGATAGCTGCCAACCTACATTGTTTCTTCTGCCTGGCTCCTTGGAATAGCCCGAGAGACGAAGGATCGTCACTAATGTAAAGTAGGAGTGACGAGCTGTAGGGAAATGCCTTCTCCATCTTTGTTTTACGATCATCAAATTCCCTATTTCATCGTCTTCAGATTTTAGATACTCAATAGTATCTTCAAATCCCATATTTTCAATATCACATAATTCCGAAACGTATATTAGCGTTCACTTTCCTTTATTTCAGTTTAATatagcattatttttttccatgggCTTCATTCTGTTGCTTTGAGACTATataatccctcctctcctcccagggGTCACCCTCGAAGGCGCTTACAAGGGCATCGAGTTCTACTTCCTGAAGCCCGACCTGTCCCGcttgaaggaggtggaggtgtggagtGATGCTGCGACCCAAATCTTCATCTCGGCCGGAGTGTCGTTCGGGAGCATCATGACGCTGTCGTCCTATAACAAGTTTAACAATAATTGCATGAGGTGAGGGAAACGACTCGTGTCTCTTTTATAGGTCgttccaaggaaaaaaaaagaagcagaagaaataaagaagtgtTCGTGGATATCAATTAGATACATAGACGAGTACGTAAGCACGTaagtagacaaataaatgaataagaagataGGTGTACAGTAAAATGGACCAACTGATATATCAACAGACAGGGAAATTACCAAATCAATAAACTAACTAAATAAACCGAAACTGATCGCGATAAACCTCCCCAGAGACGCCATCGTGATCACCCTCACCAACTGCTCGACGTCCGTGTTCGCCGGCTTCGTCATCTTCAGCATCCTGGGCTTCCTGGCGACGGAGCTCGGCGTGGAGGTGAAGGACGTCGTGTCCTCGGGCTCCGGCCTGGCCTTCGTCGTGTACCCGGCCGCCGTGACGCGCATGCCCGTGTCGCCGCTGTGGTCCATCCTGTTCTTCGTCATGCTCATATCGCTCGGCTTGGGAACGCATGTGAGTgttggcggcgcgggcggcgagggaggcgattggggatggagatggagggggtggtggtgatggggacaggtggtggtggggacggggagggaggtgatggtagagatggagatggaggtatGGTAGTGTCAGTATCTGGCAGCTGTGTGATGTGGCTTGATGTGAATGAAATGGACGAACGCGTGATGTGCAACAAGATGTGCATGTATTCAGGAGAACTATAAGgtagtacatatatgtacatataatagaACATCTGAATAGGTAGACTGGCATAGAAATCAGTATTAAAATATGTACTGGATAATATAAAACTGCTATAATAACGGCATTAATAATTACCAATTTCAGTGGTGAAACAGGTTGCTTATAGGtgacgagagaggaggggtatAATGAGAAAAGCGTAAGAATGAGAAAGTAaaaggtagaatgagagagaatatcgattaatatattgataatagcaacaaaaaccaAACAGCCAAATCCGAGCCCCGCCCCTTCCCGCCAGTTCTCGATGTTCGAAGCCGTGATGACGGCTTTGTGCGACAAGTTCGAATCCCTGCGCGCGAAGAAGCCCCTCCTTGTCGTCGTCTCCTGCGGCGTCATGTTCCTGTTGGGGACGACCATGTGCCTCGAGGGCGGCGTCTTCCTGTTCGAGGTGTTCGACTGCTACGCCGCAGGACTCGCGATCCTTGTCCTGTCCATCAGCCAGCTGGTGTGCGTCCAGTACGTGTACGGTGAGTCGCCGGGGTCTCGGGCGGGGCCTAAGGGCGtgcggtgggcgtgggtgtgtggctCTTGctgcagcagtaatagtagtagtggtagttttaTATTTCGTTTAACGGGCATCGAGTTCTACCTATTGATTGTTATATGCAGTTTGTAGTATAGATTATGTTCCTTCAATTCAACACTACATAAACAAGTATTTTGTTTACGAAAAATTGCCTGAAATCAAAACTGCACAGTTCAAGAGGTCATTTCAAATATTCTGATGTCTCTACACCCTTCAGCGTCACTTGACATCGTTTCCCAACATTTATCTAAAATGAACAATCACAACATTACCTCGTAACTTTTCAGGTTTTCGTAACTTTATGAAGCTGATTGAAGAAATGGGCATCGCCATCGCGCTGCCGCTGCGCCTGTACTGGGCCGCCGCGCTCACGGGGGTCACGCCCGCGGTGCTCACGGTGGGTGCGGGCGGCGGCCTGCGCTCGTTGCGTCATTGGCTTGTTACTCTGTGcacgtgtcacacacacacacacacacacacacacatacacacacacacacacacacacacacacacacacacacacacacacatttatatatatatatatatatatatatatatatatatatatatatatgtatatatatatgtgtgtgtgtatgtgtgtgtgtgtgtgtgtgtgtgtgtgtgtgtgtgtgtgtgtatgcgtgtatataacacatacatacaaatattcatatatgtatatatatatgtgtgtatgtatatatatatatatatatatatgtatacatataccggtatatacatatatatatatatatatatatatatgtgtgtgtgtgtgtgtgtatgtgtgtgtgtgtgtgtgtgtgtgtgtgtgtgtatgtgtgtgtgtgtgtgtgtgtgtgtgtgtgtgtgtgtgtgtgtgtgtgtgtctgtgtgtgtatatatatatatatacatgtatatgtatatatatacctatgtatgtgtatgcacacacacacacacacacatacacatacacacacacacacacacacacacatacacacacacacatatatatatatatacatatatatatatatatatatatatatgtgtgtgtgtgtgtgtgtgtgtgtgtgtgtgtgtgtgtgtgtgtgtgtgtgtgtgtgtgtgtgtatttatatatgtatatatttatatatgtatatatttatatatgcatatgcatatatatctatatacgtacatatctatgtatatgtatctatatatatgtgtgtgtatatatatgtatatatgtacatatctacacacacacacacacacacacacacacacacacacacacacacacacacacacatatatatatatatatatatatatatatatatatatatatatatatgtatatatgtatatatgtgtgtatatatatatatatatatatatatatatatatatatatatatatacagtttatgtgTAAAAtggcatacataaatgtatacttatatagatatccTTATATAAACCACAAATGAATACGCATAAGGCAATCTGGAGTAACGGTCGTCCCTTGATTTTGTTCAATAAATTTGTAAAATGCGTCGTATAGATCTCAATGGCCAATCTGGACAATAAAACACCACAATTTCTAACAAGTGAGCCTCGTTTCAAAATATTTCGGCTAAAAAGGCCCCTGATTTGTCAAGTGTCGAAGTGTCAGTCTTTACCATACATTATTACGAACGTTGTCTGAAACACTGGGAGTTTGTCCTATAGTGGTTATTCAAGTCAGTTGGGAGTGTATTTTAGTGATATAAAGGAGTTTACTAAGCATGAAACACTTGAAAGTCAATTAACATCTCGTAAATTACTAATGGAAATTCATTACAATTGCATCCCACTTTCCATGGAAATATGCCCGTCGTTTATTGTGCTTCGGGCTTCATATGCTAAAAGAATTTGAACTTCTTCTAtagatttgattatatatatatatatatatatatatatatatatatatatatatatatatacatatatatatatatatatatatatatatatatatatatatttatttatttatttattttttcttcttttttattcatgtatttatatatgtatgtatgtatgtgtgtatgtgatatatatacatatatatatatatatatatatatatatatatacatatatatatatatatatatatatatacatatatatatatataaataaatatacatatatatatgtatatatatacacatatgaatatatatatacatataaataaataaattatatatatatatatatatatatatatatatatatatatatatacatatatgtatgtatagatgaaataatgcactaacgcatttatatgatgaatacataacctctccaattgggattcgatcccgcgctgCTGTTGCAGGCAGGTATCTGCAAGACAGCCACTGtgccactcgtacacgacccactaaaaggagtgtgcaactaggagctaactagcgtccatagacattacctacctactgatacaagagtaaggatagcgaagttttacagacactccccatgggcactcggtagaGTTGCCGTCTTGTAGATACCTGCCTGCAAtgacggcgagggatcgaatcccgatcggagaggttatgtattcatatgtatatatatatataaatatacatagatagatagatagatatacatatatctatctatctatctatctatatgcatatatatatatatatatatatatatatatatatatatatactgtattcatacatatctatagatatatagatatatagatagaaattttTGTGGTACGGCTTTTTTTCcttagcaccccctcccccctcgccctcggaatgactcctcctcctcccgcagctcatcttcttcctctccgcctACGACTTCGCTCCCGCCTCCTGGAGCGACTACCTGCTTCCTCCCAACGCCCAGATCCTCGGCTGGTTCATCACTGCCGCTTCTGCCGGCATCGTCCCAGCTGGCGCAGTCTTCGCCCTCTGGAAGCGCAGGTCCTCCTTCAGGTGCCTTTTTCGCGTCTCTCCTGACTTCTGCCCCGCCCACGAGCGCAAGAGACTCGCCCAGCAGGGGAAGCAGGAAGCAGGTCCTGAAGTCCAGTTTCCAGGGACTCTGGTTTACCAGAATGAGGGTTTCGTGAGCGAGGATCTGTAGGGGTTTCCTCTGCTTTCTCCTTGTTATTTAACTGTGTATCCTTACTATTTAATTTCTTAAGGAGAACTCTTATTTATTAGTATTTCGAAAAATTTGACCCAAGGTGCTGAGAATGCATGAAACACGTGCCATATTTTAAGTTATTATATGCGTTTACCCAGATGTttctccacaagtgcttagtcacaatTACTAGTCCTAACTTCTTCTCATTTTAtccctttccttgattttcgaaaaGATCCGTTTTTGAAAGGGAATCGGGTGAGATCGCGAACTTCTTGATTCCATGATGGTTAGGCACTTTTGGAATTATCCATGTACAACAAAGTTCACAAGTAACTACGGTGGGTTTAAAGTATGGGAGTAAAATCCACAATGATTATATAattgcaatttatatatatttagaggccATGCAAATAGACCGAAGGCCATGCGATTATGTGTTTAGATTGTTTACATTAGCCCTAAGAGTCatggttttctctttttatcacaaCGCGATTGCTGTTTATCGCGTCTCTACAAAATGAAGATTTGTTGATGAAAAAACAAATTGATCTCAGAGACTTGATGTAGACATGTATGTGGTGAATATAAACACATTTGTcttgcattattattacattctccTTGAAAAATCCTTTGCTACTTTGCATGCAGTTGGTATTTTATTTCTCTGCAAGGACCAAAGGAGTGACCACACGTGTTAGTACttctcagtctgtgtgtgtgggtgcgtgcgtgtgcgtttacacacacacacacacacacaaacacacacacaaacacacacacacacacacacacacacacacacacgcacacacacacacacacacacacacacacaaacacacacacacacacacacacacacacacacacacacacatgcacacacacacacacacaaacacacatataatatatacatacacataaacacagatgtatatttacacacacgcgcgcgcacacaccacacgcgcgcacacacacacacaaacacacacacatacacacgcgcgcgcccataCATGTGTGTCTCACATTGAATTCTTTGAATTTTTCTTATCCATTAAAAAATCTAATCTGCGTCATGGGAAAGGGATATCTTGCCTAGATATTTTAGGCGGTTTTATTATCAAATAAATTCTTCCAATTACTTGTTgggagcaaaaaacaaacaaaaatagtttTATGTATGATTAGGAGAAAGGTTTCATATATTGctttctctccccgccccttctctcattccttgaAATGGGAATTTTTTGCAAAAGATTATGTGACGCAAAAGAATTTTATGATGAACATAATCGTTAAAACAAATATTAAGAGTTAATTCTGAGTTTAATCGATATTATGGCTACCTATACAATTAACAAATTGAAATACATTACAAAACGTTTAATCCTTAGTGTCTTATTTTTTTGGGTTCTTCGTAGCATCCCATTTATTTCGTAGCATATCGGCCATTTTGTGTCCACTTGATTTtgaagattattattgttttcttttcgcaAATATAGCTCTTGTAGCTACAAACTTAGAATTTCtgcaaaaaacataaatgaatgtTACCAATATGTAACTGAATGGAAAACAATACATATTACCATTTTTGGATAAGTGGTCCAATTAATCGTTAGCTAATACTAAGAAATAAGTTTCTAGTTAGAATTTTAGATGCTTACAATGTAAGCATCTAAACTTTATAAACAATATTTGCTTTAAAATCCACACACAGTACTATAAAGAAATcggttaaataatgataatagtaatgacagaagaaataagaaaattatagaaaagaggaaatataCGCATGAGTAGCACTGCCACAACCTAAGGAATTTTGGTAAAACAGAAAAGCTAAAaacaaagtaacaataatgataaggaaaaatacTGTTGTGAGATTCTGAGCAATACCGAAGTCAACAATACAGGTGATAATTTTAGCATGAATACTTTTATCaaacattaattatcataattattgtcattattagtaatactacTATCTTTGTCAATGTAGCCATCATTACACTACAAAATAACTGCAACTACTACGctagtaaaaataagaataccTTCCTTTATTACCTCAACCACAGCTTCGTCCCCATTTGCAAAAGCTTTGTTTTCGAAAGCCGGGGGAacgccaccgctgccaccaaattCCTTCGCCTCAGTAGGACTACTTGACTTATTGGCAGCCCTTCTTTTCCTCACGTGGGCTGGACAGAAGTCCTCAGAGGTCTCAAACAAACCACGGTCTCGTTTGTCCTTTGTCAGGAAGGCGTAGAGAGCTCCCAAGGGCACAAGGATGACGGAGCTGAAGCACATGAGCCACCCCAGAGCTTGGATGCCATCAGGGAATAAATAATCTCCCCAATATGCTGGCACAAAGAACACAAGGGAGAACACACAGATAACCTGTGTGCAGGGCATTGGGGTTAGACTCATGAAGACACTTGATAAGATATTTGATAAAGACTACATTCATCAAacctaaaaaagagaataatgcaaaatataaaacaaaaatatgaatagataaggtCACCGATAGAAACATCTATGACAACTAGAATTATCAATCAAGGATATACATTTTGCCAGCCTTGATTGTAAACAATTTCAAATAAATAACGATGAATAaggtcaaaggaaaaaaaaagtagacaatTACCAGGAGCGACAGCGGCGTGATGACAAACCAAGTGCCCATCCAGTAGGCGTAGAGTGGCAGAGGAACGTGGACAGCCATTCCCTCCCGGATGTTCCTCATGAAGTTTCTGATacctgttggggagggggggaggcagtgaGAGAAACGTGTTATAGAGGGTGTGATCTTTGCTGAGgtcctttatgatttttttttctttttttttttccttctcatccacgtcctcgcttcctttctctctctcatgtcccattcctcttttctttcttgttcattttctttctttctatgtctctatctatcccaTCCGTCCACCCAGTCGTACATTTATCCGTCCATCAATCCATCCCAGCTtcgccatctttctctctctctcccttctttctttttccctcccccctcttcccctctatttcccaccctccttctcccccacattGCCCTCCCGCACTCACCATACACATACTGAATGGCCACGACCTCGAAGAAGGCCAGTATGATGACGGAGGTTcccgaggagaagaagaagaagagttcgAACATGTAGACGCCTCCTTCGAGACACATCGTGAGGCCCAGTAGGAACAACAGGAAGCAAGTTCCTCCGACGACCAAGGGCTTCTTGCTTCGGAGGGACTCGAAC
This window contains:
- the LOC138859405 gene encoding sodium- and chloride-dependent glycine transporter 2-like; this translates as MAEEAAGETQSGESAVNKKDTKNSKENPRDSWENHCEFMLSAIGYAVGLGNVWRFPYLCYKNGGAAFLIPYVTMLFCAGLPLFFMELVLGQYASLGPAILFPKLSPIFAGLGWGMVVMTALFCVYYNIILAWVLFYIFASCAASLPWAACDNDFNSVECYSQDAAAACRNESLFFYNKSCITVDEYCGLRGFGVHNASHCFDPKNESFGVSEAEGIVPRISPTEDYFRNRMLGVTGRSWEDMGGIRWELVGCLALSSMLIAASLIKGIKSSGKVVYVTATFPYAVLLVLLIRGVTLEGAYKGIEFYFLKPDLSRLKEVEVWSDAATQIFISAGVSFGSIMTLSSYNKFNNNCMRDAIVITLTNCSTSVFAGFVIFSILGFLATELGVEVKDVVSSGSGLAFVVYPAAVTRMPVSPLWSILFFVMLISLGLGTHFSMFEAVMTALCDKFESLRAKKPLLVVVSCGVMFLLGTTMCLEGGVFLFEVFDCYAAGLAILVLSISQLVCVQYVYGFRNFMKLIEEMGIAIALPLRLYWAAALTGVTPAVLTLIFFLSAYDFAPASWSDYLLPPNAQILGWFITAASAGIVPAGAVFALWKRRSSFRCLFRVSPDFCPAHERKRLAQQGKQEAGPEVQFPGTLVYQNEGFVSEDL